The stretch of DNA TCGGGCTGGTGCTGCTGTCGGTCGCGCTGGCCGCGGGCTACGTCGTCGCCACGCGGCAGGGGCAGTACCACGCCGCGTTCGCGACGGTCGCGGGGCTGGTCGCCGCGCTGGTGGGCGTGATCGCGACCGCGATGTTCCCCGCGATCGACCGCGCGGCCGGGGTTTCGGTCGCGGAGGGGATCGTCTCGACGCTCCCGCTGAACCTGATGACGATCATGATGGCGTTCCTGCTCCCGATCGTCCTGTCGTACTTCGGGGTGCTCTACTCCGTGTTCAGCGGCCCGATCGACGCGGAGGCGTCGTATGGCTGAGGCCGACGACGCGTCGGCGTCCCCGAACCTCGGCTCCCGGATCGTCGTGACGTGGGCCGAGCTCACCGTTGTCGGCCTGGCGGGCGGCATTCTCGGGACGACCGTCGGCGGCCCGCCCGCGCTGGTGGTGTACTTCGCGACGACGCTGCTGTCGGTGGGGATCTTGCTGTACAACGTGAACGTACTGGCACAGCGCTCGATCGACGCCCGGCTGGGCGCAGACGGGTAGTTCGGAACTGGTGGAGTTCTTGGCCGGTTCGAGATTCTCGAACTGTCTAGAAATTTTGACTGACTGGTCGGCCACCGTCGTTTATCCGTCCCCCCGTCCAACGCGGAGGTGATGGAGCTGCGGAAGGTCGTCCGGGGGAGTCCGGATTGGGGCCGGATCGAGGCGGTCGTCCGCGAGCTCGCGGAGCGGTACGACCGCGAGTCGGTCCACGTCCGCTTCCTCGACGCCGACAACTGGCTCTCCACGCCGCTGGTGCTCGACGACGAGTACTTCGTGAAGCTGGTGACCGAGCAGAACTCCTTGGTCCACGCGCTGTTCACCGCGACCCGGAACCTCGGCGCGTTCTCCTCGGGCACGGAGGGGTTTTTCGGCCACTACGGCACCCCCTACCAGATGGCCGAACACGAACTGGCGGCGACCGAGCGCCTGCGCGAGGTGGGCGTGAACGCCCCCGAACCGATCGAGGCGCTGGAGGTCGAAGGGATGGGGGTGCTGGTGATGGAGTATCTCCCCGAGTTCGACACGCTCGACGGGCTCGACGAGGCGCGGGAACGCGAACTCGCCCCCGACGTGTTCGCGGCGCTCCGGCGGATGCACGACCACGGGCTCGCTCACGGCGACCTGCGCGCGGAGAACGTGCTCGTGGTCGAGGGTGAGATCTACGTCATCGACGCCACCAACGTCCGCGAGGACGAGGGGGGCGGGGCGACGATGGCGGCGGCCCGATCCTACGACCTCGCGTGTGCGCTCGCGGCGTTGGAGCCGCTGATCGGCGCGAAGGCGGCCGTCGGCGCGGCGCTCGATCACTACGACGAGGACGAACTGCTGGCGGCGCGGGAGTTCCTCGACTTCGTCTCGGTTCGTCCGGACCACACGTTCGCGGCCGCGGCGCTGAAAGGTGAAATCGAGACGCGGGCGGGCGAGGCCGAGCGCGGCGGGTAGTCGCTGTCGGCGGCTCAACTCGGCCGTTCGGGCATCGTCCCCGACTGCTCGCGCTCGTAGGCACGCCGGGTCGGATCGTCGAGCTCCACGAGGTGGATCAGCGGGTTCCCCGGGTAGACGAGCGGGTTCTCCAGCTTCCCGACGAGCAGCCCCGTAAACGGCGCATCGACGTCGACGACGTCCGTCTTGAACGGGCTCGAGATGCTGCAGACGGTGTCACCCGCCTCGACGAGATCGCCGCTGTCGTAGTGCATCTCGACGAGCCCCCCGACGTCGGACCGGAGCCACGTCTTCTCCTCCGCCGTGACGATCGTGCGCCAGCCCGGCCGGTGGACGGCCTCGGTCGGGTAGACGGCGTACTCCGCGAACACGCTCGCGACGCCGTCCAGCGCGCGGTCGATGAACCGTCGCTGGAACCGGTGGGCCTCCCCCATCTCGACGGTGATCGTGGGAACCCCGGCAGCCGTCGCCTCGCGACGGAGCGTCCCCGACGCCCCTTCGCTGTCGATGACGACGTTCGAGCCGAACGCACGTGCGAGCCGTGGAGTGCCCTCGTTGCCCATGTCCGCGCGGACGTGGAGCATGTTCGTCCGACCCCGGGTCGACGTGTGAAAGTCGAGCCCGACGTCGCAGGGGGCGACAAAGTTCCGGAATATCTCGTCGGCCATCCGCTTCGCGCTCGTGGAGCCAGCCTTCCCGGGGAACGAACGGTTGAGGTCGCGGTCGTAGACGGGGAGATACCGCTGCTGTGTGGCGAAGCCGGGGACGTTCAACACGGGCATACAGACGAGCGTGCCGTGGAGGTTCGTGTGGTCCCACTCGTAGGCCACCTCGCGCACGACCTCGATACCGTTCAGCTCGTCGCCGTGGGAGGCCGCCGAGAGGAACACCGTCGGCCCCTCGTGCTCCCCGTTGACGATCGAGACGGGGATGCGAACTGGGTCGCCGAGGTACGTCTCGCTGATGCTGTACCGGATGTCCGCATGCTCTCCGGGCTCGACCCGGCCGCCGTTGTACGTGAACGCCCCGTCAGTCATCGACACGTCCTTAGAGGGCAGCAGGTAAAACAGGGCCGTCCGGACGGCGCGTGGACGCCGCTGTATGGTGCCCATACGGGGGGTGGACTATCGGCATCGTTTAGTCGCTATCGGGCGAGTATCTCGACAATGGACGACTCTGTCTCGGTCGGCGTTCTCAGCCTCCACAGCAGCAAGGAGACGAAAGCGATCCTGAACGCGGTGGAAGCGCTCGGTCACACGGGCGTCTGGATCCGGGAGAACAACCTCTGTGTGGAGATCGAGGACGGGACGGCGACGCTGGAGCCGGCCGTCGACGTGATCGCGAACCGGCTGCTGCTCTCGAAGACCGAACAGCCCGCGGAGCTACTCGGGCTCGCGCTGTCGCTGAGCCGCCTGCAACCGATGCTGAACCGCCCGCGGAACGTTCTCACGGCGTTTCACAAGTTCGCGACCGCGACCGCGCTCGTGGGCTCGGAGGTCCACCTGCCGGACGCCACGCTCGCACTCGACCCCGACAAGCTGAACGACGAGAAAGCGAAGTACGGCGACGAGGTCGTCTACAAGACCGCGATCGGCACCCACGGCGGCGGGACGTGGAAGATCGGCGCCGACGAGCGGGTGAACCCCCGCGTCGGCGACCGGTACGCGTTCCTGCAGGAGCTCGTCGATCGCGACGGCGACCGCCACCGCGACCTCCGCGTGTACGTCGTCGACGGCGAGATCGTCGGAACGATGCGGCGCTACGCGCCGGAGAACGACTGGCGGACGAACGTCGCCCTCGGCGGCGCCGTCGAGGGCGTCGACGATCTCCCCGAATCGGCAGCGGCGATGGCGCTGGACGCGGCCGACGTCGTGGGGCTGGACTACGCGGGCGTCGACCTCGTGGAGGGTGAGAACGGTTGGCACCTCCTCGAAGTGAACCCCACTGCGGGGTTCAAGGGGCTGTTCGAAGCGACCGGCGTGAGCCCGGCGCCGCTCATCGCGAAGCTCGCCATCGAGACGGCCGGCGGTGAGGTGGACGACGAGCGGGTCGCCGAACTCGCGACCGAACTCGACGACTCGACGCCCGCGACCGTCGACACCGAGCCCGACAGACAGTCCCCGGACGTCACGACCATCGGCTACACGGAGGACGTGCTCGTCTCCGGCACCAGCGGCACCGAGCGAATCGTCGGGAAGTCAGACACGGGCGCGGCACGCACGAGCATCGACACGCGGCTCGCGGCGAAGATCGGCGCTGGGCCGATCAAGTCGATGACGAAAGTCCGCTCCGGGAGCGTCAAATCCGGGAAGGCTCGGCCGGTCGTCGACATCGTCGTCGGCGTCGGCGGCGACCGCCACACCGTCGCCGCGTCGCTGGAGGATCGCGGCCACATGGACTACCCACTGTTACTCGGCCGGGATATTCTCCAGCACTACCAAGTGGACGTTCGGCGGCGCTCGGACGTCGACGAGCCGAACGAGGAGTAGCGACTCACCCGACTGGCGGCCCTTCGCCCCCTACCGGCCGCCGACCGGCAGGGTTTTTCACGCTGACGCCCCCACTTTGCGTACACATGAGTAGCGAACCCTACATGCACTACATCGACGGCGAGTGGGTCGAGGGCACCGGGAGCGAGACGTTCACCAGCGAGAACCCCGCCAACGGCGAGACGCTCGGCGAGTTCCACCGCGGCACTGAAGCGGACGTCGACGAGGCGATCGCCGCCGCCGACGACGCGTTCGAGGAGTGGAAGGAGCTCTCCCACATCGACCGCGCGGAGTACCTCTGGGACATCTACCACGAGCTCAAGGAGCGCCACGAGGAGCTCGGCGAGATCGTCACCAAGGAGTGTGGCAAGGAGATCTCCGAGGGGAAAGCCGACGTGACCGAGGCGTGGCACATGGTCGAGTGGGCCGCGGGCGACGCGCGCCACCCCAAGGGCGACGTGGTCCCCTCCGAGATCCCGAGCAAGGACGCCTACATGCGGCGCAAGCCCCGCGGCGTCGTGGGCTGCATCACGCCGTGGAACTTCCCGGTCGCCATCCCGTTCTGGCACATGGCCGTCTCGCTGGTCGAGGGCAACACCGTCGTCTGGAAGCCCGCCGAGCAGACGCCGTGGTGTGGCCAGATCATCGCCGAGATGTTCGAGGAGTCGGGCATCCCGGACGGCGTGTTCAACATGGTCCAAGGGTTCGGCGACGCCGGCGCGGCGATCACCGACGACGGTCGGATCGACACTGTCCTCTTCACCGGCAGCGCGGAGGTCGGCCACGAGATCGCCTCGCAGGTCGGCGGCGAACCCGGCAAGCTGGCGGCGTGTGAGATGGGCGGGAAGAACAACATCGTGGTCACCGAGGAGGCGGACCTCGACGTCGCGGTCCACTCGGCGAC from Halolamina sediminis encodes:
- a CDS encoding aldehyde dehydrogenase family protein, which codes for MSSEPYMHYIDGEWVEGTGSETFTSENPANGETLGEFHRGTEADVDEAIAAADDAFEEWKELSHIDRAEYLWDIYHELKERHEELGEIVTKECGKEISEGKADVTEAWHMVEWAAGDARHPKGDVVPSEIPSKDAYMRRKPRGVVGCITPWNFPVAIPFWHMAVSLVEGNTVVWKPAEQTPWCGQIIAEMFEESGIPDGVFNMVQGFGDAGAAITDDGRIDTVLFTGSAEVGHEIASQVGGEPGKLAACEMGGKNNIVVTEEADLDVAVHSATMSSFKTTGQRCVSSERLVVHEDVYDEFKERFVENAKNVAVGDPLDENTFMGPLIEEEHEEKVSKYNQLAKDEDVNVLVDREELDDEEIPDGHEDGHWVGPFVYEADPHDDLRCTHEEVFGPHVALLKYSGDIEDAVEIHNDTEYGLAGAVISEDYRQINYYRDNADVGLAYGNLPCIGAEVQLPFGGVKKSGNGYPSAREVIEAVTERTAWTLNNSKDIEMAQGLSADIKTGNDE
- a CDS encoding putative ATP-dependent zinc protease, encoding MDDSVSVGVLSLHSSKETKAILNAVEALGHTGVWIRENNLCVEIEDGTATLEPAVDVIANRLLLSKTEQPAELLGLALSLSRLQPMLNRPRNVLTAFHKFATATALVGSEVHLPDATLALDPDKLNDEKAKYGDEVVYKTAIGTHGGGTWKIGADERVNPRVGDRYAFLQELVDRDGDRHRDLRVYVVDGEIVGTMRRYAPENDWRTNVALGGAVEGVDDLPESAAAMALDAADVVGLDYAGVDLVEGENGWHLLEVNPTAGFKGLFEATGVSPAPLIAKLAIETAGGEVDDERVAELATELDDSTPATVDTEPDRQSPDVTTIGYTEDVLVSGTSGTERIVGKSDTGAARTSIDTRLAAKIGAGPIKSMTKVRSGSVKSGKARPVVDIVVGVGGDRHTVAASLEDRGHMDYPLLLGRDILQHYQVDVRRRSDVDEPNEE
- a CDS encoding RIO1 family regulatory kinase/ATPase domain-containing protein, which produces MELRKVVRGSPDWGRIEAVVRELAERYDRESVHVRFLDADNWLSTPLVLDDEYFVKLVTEQNSLVHALFTATRNLGAFSSGTEGFFGHYGTPYQMAEHELAATERLREVGVNAPEPIEALEVEGMGVLVMEYLPEFDTLDGLDEARERELAPDVFAALRRMHDHGLAHGDLRAENVLVVEGEIYVIDATNVREDEGGGATMAAARSYDLACALAALEPLIGAKAAVGAALDHYDEDELLAAREFLDFVSVRPDHTFAAAALKGEIETRAGEAERGG
- a CDS encoding succinylglutamate desuccinylase/aspartoacylase family protein, giving the protein MTDGAFTYNGGRVEPGEHADIRYSISETYLGDPVRIPVSIVNGEHEGPTVFLSAASHGDELNGIEVVREVAYEWDHTNLHGTLVCMPVLNVPGFATQQRYLPVYDRDLNRSFPGKAGSTSAKRMADEIFRNFVAPCDVGLDFHTSTRGRTNMLHVRADMGNEGTPRLARAFGSNVVIDSEGASGTLRREATAAGVPTITVEMGEAHRFQRRFIDRALDGVASVFAEYAVYPTEAVHRPGWRTIVTAEEKTWLRSDVGGLVEMHYDSGDLVEAGDTVCSISSPFKTDVVDVDAPFTGLLVGKLENPLVYPGNPLIHLVELDDPTRRAYEREQSGTMPERPS